From a single Stomoxys calcitrans chromosome 4, idStoCalc2.1, whole genome shotgun sequence genomic region:
- the LOC106087443 gene encoding oocyte zinc finger protein XlCOF28 gives MSETESIVEEEYIIDTAGYVVLAEGEELEHCDDGTSQIIVLDGEEGQEIVANPHHHPSEVEENGDHIISEDGQMMFVEEVHDIVDEGELVFQQQDAVEESQSALQQPQLSWSELEKKRKRLDVPKVPKKFMLFDGICAEIVDYDEEDGAPIVEFSMVADDKEAEKLPVECGVCPDIMHKSKLDAHLKTHLKPGTKRYKCIYCEDDFVTRAYAAGHSRRHMGIRPYVCMPCKMYYCTKQDLKVHEQRRHLAKEHICEHCGKTFAQNTSLRHHRMLVHEQQRNYECEHCGKKFLRKYAMNEHIRNVHFGDRRLLDCPFCDLRFKDTHKLAQHRKEMHLNQSKFECRICGLEFNHIDFFDAHRRSLQCRKKLARNLYQQRSSDQLDDQEVLQQQQAQQDHNQQEQLQLQSGSHFTYDDDSQQLYQQDEESMAHFKQEQLEQQEVVVEEMTHDMHNEIVNEEDLDHDGALEVDEREKVKAEQQLLYEIAAMDNA, from the coding sequence atgAGCGAAACGGAATCCATCGTTGAGGAGGAATACATTATTGACACAGCGGGCTATGTTGTGCTAGCCGAAGGCGAAGAACTTGAACATTGTGATGATGGAACATCTCAAATTATTGTCTTAGACGGCGAGGAGGGTCAAGAGATTGTGGCTAATCCTCACCATCATCCCTCAGAAGTGGAGGAAAATGGAGATCATATTATTAGTGAGGATGGACAAATGATGTTTGTCGAAGAAGTCCATGACATTGTTGATGAGGGCGAATTAGTTTTTCAGCAACAAGATGCCGTCGAAGAGTCACAATCTGCATTGCAACAGCCTCAGCTATCTTGGTCAGAATTGGAAAAGAAACGAAAGCGTTTAGATGTTCCAAAAGTGCCAAAAAAGTTTATGCTTTTCGATGGAATATGTGCCGAAATTGTTGATTATGATGAGGAGGATGGAGCACCTATTGTCGAATTTTCCATGGTGGCTGATGACAAGGAAGCCGAAAAATTGCCTGTTGAATGTGGTGTCTGTCCCGATATCATGCACAAGTCTAAACTGGATGCTCATCTGAAGACTCATCTTAAGCCGGGCACTAAGCGTTACAAGTGTATTTACTGCGAAGATGATTTTGTCACCCGTGCCTATGCTGCTGGTCACTCCCGCAGGCATATGGGCATCCGTCCCTATGTGTGTATGCCTTGTAAAATGTATTATTGCACCAAACAAGACTTGAAGGTACACGAGCAAAGACGGCACCTGGCCAAAGAGCATATATGTGAGCATTGTGGCAAAACCTTTGCCCAAAACACTTCTCTGAGGCACCATCGAATGTTGGTACATGAACAGCAACGTAACTATGAATGCGAGCATTGTGGCAAAAAGTTCCTGCGTAAATATGCCATGAACGAACATATACGTAATGTGCACTTTGGTGATCGCAGACTTTTGGATTGTCCTTTTTGCGATTTGCGTTTCAAGGATACGCATAAACTGGCCCAGCATCGTAAGGAAATGCATTTGAatcagtccaaatttgaatGTCGCATATGTGGTCTAGAATTTAATCACATTGATTTCTTCGATGCCCATAGACGTTCGTTGCAGTGCCGTAAAAAATTGGCTCGCAATTTATATCAGCAAAGATCATCGGACCAACTGGACGATCAAGAGGtgttacaacaacagcaagcaCAACAAGACCACAACCAGCAAGAACAGCTGCAGTTACAATCGGGAAGCCATTTTACATACGATGATGATAGCCAACAGTTGTATCAACAAGATGAGGAATCCATGGCGCATTTTAAACAAGAACAACTGGAACAACAGGAAGTCGTGGTAGAGGAGATGACCCATGATATGCACAATGAAATAGTCAATGAGGAAGATCTGGATCACGATGGTGCCCTCGAGGTGGATGAACGCGAAAAAGTAAAGGCCGAGCAACAACTGCTGTATGAAATTGCAGCTATGGATAATGCCTAG